The following proteins are co-located in the Citrobacter freundii ATCC 8090 = MTCC 1658 = NBRC 12681 genome:
- a CDS encoding DUF2500 domain-containing protein: MSKPPLFFIVIIILIVVAASFRFVQQRREKADNDAAPLVQKQVVVSNKREKPLNDRRSRQQEVSPAGTSMRYEASFKPQNGGLEQTFRLDAQQYHALTVGDKGTLSYKGSRFEGFTPVQ, translated from the coding sequence ATGAGCAAACCACCACTTTTTTTCATTGTTATCATTATCTTAATTGTTGTCGCCGCGTCGTTTCGCTTTGTTCAGCAGCGGCGTGAAAAAGCCGATAATGATGCGGCGCCGCTGGTGCAAAAGCAGGTGGTGGTGAGTAACAAACGGGAAAAACCGCTTAACGATCGACGATCCCGTCAACAGGAAGTGAGCCCGGCGGGAACCAGCATGCGCTATGAAGCCAGCTTTAAGCCACAAAACGGCGGCCTGGAGCAGACGTTTCGTCTGGATGCTCAGCAGTACCATGCGCTAACGGTCGGGGATAAAGGCACGCTAAGTTACAAAGGTTCGCGTTTTGAGGGGTTTACGCCGGTGCAATAA
- a CDS encoding Hcp family type VI secretion system effector, which yields MANTMWLALNGQAQGLISAGCASVSSIGNKSQPAHRDQIMVMTVNHGMSRVQNVNHQCLTFIKPVDKSSPLLGKAITDNEILSCEFSFYRTSPAGLNECYYVLKLINARISSIHLQVPHTIDDSAGQPEEIIELSYESISWEHLIAGTSAYSLWDERIF from the coding sequence ATGGCGAATACAATGTGGCTGGCCTTAAATGGGCAGGCGCAGGGTTTGATTTCTGCTGGATGTGCTTCGGTAAGTTCAATCGGAAATAAATCACAACCTGCCCATCGTGACCAGATAATGGTAATGACAGTTAACCATGGCATGAGCCGGGTGCAAAATGTGAACCATCAATGTTTGACATTTATTAAGCCGGTAGATAAATCCTCGCCTTTGTTAGGAAAAGCCATAACAGACAATGAAATATTGAGCTGTGAATTTAGCTTCTATCGCACGAGTCCGGCGGGTTTAAACGAGTGTTATTACGTACTAAAACTTATCAATGCCAGAATATCCAGCATCCATTTGCAGGTGCCTCATACCATCGATGACAGTGCGGGTCAGCCAGAAGAAATCATTGAACTGTCTTACGAGTCTATTTCCTGGGAACATCTTATTGCTGGAACCAGCGCATACAGCCTTTGGGATGAGCGAATTTTTTAA
- a CDS encoding DUF1240 domain-containing protein, whose protein sequence is MSFNINLENIKKRCKSFFFMLFVGGISWGFYHASVPDITDLIESRSIVYFFWGSFSLLLMFPVGFFFTLCIAYVTFTKSMQPPKFFDRVFTIGIHVAGVGFVVGNILSFIVIFYPLGTNYVLCERPGPTSGTYYTRTEEICEQVKHLRKTRASRDIPKLKDQLDGVSPP, encoded by the coding sequence ATGAGCTTTAATATTAATCTGGAGAATATTAAGAAAAGATGTAAGTCGTTTTTTTTTATGCTTTTTGTTGGTGGGATTAGTTGGGGGTTTTATCACGCCAGTGTGCCAGACATTACCGATCTTATTGAATCCAGGAGCATTGTTTATTTTTTCTGGGGGTCATTTTCTCTGCTGCTGATGTTTCCTGTGGGTTTTTTCTTTACTTTATGTATTGCCTACGTGACCTTTACGAAAAGCATGCAGCCGCCCAAATTCTTCGACAGGGTATTTACTATCGGTATCCATGTTGCGGGTGTAGGGTTTGTTGTTGGAAATATCCTCTCTTTTATTGTTATTTTTTATCCTCTTGGTACTAACTATGTTTTATGCGAGCGTCCAGGCCCGACGTCTGGCACCTATTACACCCGGACCGAAGAGATTTGCGAGCAGGTGAAACACCTGCGGAAAACAAGAGCCAGTAGAGATATTCCAAAACTGAAAGATCAGCTGGACGGCGTATCACCACCGTGA
- a CDS encoding DUF1145 family protein, which produces MLINLGRLLMLCVWAFLLLNIFQPFPRPLNIFVNVALIFMVLMHGMQLALLKSTMPKDGPQMTNGEKIRIFLFGVFELLVWQKKIKDQLKK; this is translated from the coding sequence ATGTTGATTAACCTGGGACGCCTGCTGATGCTGTGCGTCTGGGCATTTTTACTACTGAATATTTTCCAACCCTTTCCACGCCCGCTTAACATCTTCGTTAACGTCGCACTGATATTTATGGTGCTGATGCATGGCATGCAGCTGGCGCTACTAAAAAGCACCATGCCTAAAGATGGCCCGCAGATGACCAACGGAGAGAAAATCCGTATTTTTCTGTTCGGCGTCTTTGAGCTACTGGTGTGGCAGAAGAAGATTAAAGATCAGTTGAAGAAATAA